The genomic DNA ACAATCTCTGGCCATGGTTATACTCCAAACGTGGTTACTCAATGGCTGGCGGCTCTGCAAGCGGCCCAAAACATGGCGACGCTGTTGGGAGATAATGAAACCGCGACAAGATACGCCGACTGGCACGCGGCCGGAATCCCGGTATTAGACCTGCTCTGGAATAATGAAGGTGGATACTACAATGCCTTTTTCTCTCCAACAACCGAGGGAATTAATGCCAATGTCCATTCCGACATGTTTTTCGGCGACTTCTACGCTTCAATGACCGGACTGCCGACCGCCGTTTCTGATGAGCGAGCATCGCGTTCACTGCAAACTATCTACAGGACCAATGGGGAAGCTTGGGCTATGGTCGGCAACCATGGGCCGCTGGGATTGGTAAATCTTCGCGGGTCTAATGGAGACCCCAATCGGACTGAACAGGGAGACGAGGGGTGGACCGGCACTATGCTTCTGAACGCCGCCCACCAGATCAGGCTGGGACAACAAACAAATAACCAAGACCTGGTCCGCAAAGGTTGGAATATCGTGCATGGCTTTTATAATGTTGTTTACAGTTCAAGTCCAGACAGCCAGCATTGGGAGTTTCGGACCCCTGAAGGGTACGTCAATCCCAGTGACATGAGGTATAACAATGCCAGCCGGCCTTACGGCAATGAAACCGGCCGGGCCCCTAAATATATGAGGGCCCTGGCAATTTGGGCGGTTTACGCGGCGCTTAAAGATAACCAAATGCCGTTTAATATTTATGAAAACAAGATCGCTAACGTTCGAGATACTTTCCCCCTCCCTTTTGAAGGAAGAGAGCCGGTTTGCCGGAGTTATTGACCGGTAATCGGGAACAAGATCCTGATATCGGAAACTTTATCGAGCGCAGTATCAGCCCATTTGGGGAGTGATTTGTTCCTGTCTAAGGAGAGCGATGGCATCGCCTGCCAGTTCTCTTCACCGGTATATTTAACCTCGACTAAAAACCGGCTCAACAGTTTTTTCTCCCAGTTTTCATCGTCAAAAATGTCGCTTGCCCGGTAAGAGGGCTGAATAAAATAGCGAAAGAACGGCGCGATCCCTTCCAGCGACCCACTCCCCACCAGCGGTGGACCGATCACCAGCCACTGGGTCTTTTCTCTGACATATTTAAGTTCGGAGCCGTGCTCGGCCGGGACCATCTGGAAGCCGCCGATCTCTCCCAGCGGCGAGGTTGAGACGTCAATAACGCCGGCATGGTTGGCTCTGATCCGCCCGGTCGAAGCGTACACCGTCCCTTCAAAACGGCCGACCCCAACCACCGGCCGCAAAACGGTAGCGATCGTTCGATTTCTTCCGCCAAGATATTTGATCGTTATCTTCCCGCCAAAATTGTTTTCAAAATCGATCTCAGTCGGATAATCGGCCGGCCGCTTTACCATTATGGTAAAAACATCGCCAATCGCCGGCTGGTAATCAGGGGTAATTGGGTAAAGGTAATCCGACTGTCTGGAAAAGAAGACCCTGTTGCCGACAAAGGGAGCGGAGCCGCCGCCAAAGAGCTCCGTACCGGCTGGAATATCGGTGTAAATTGAAGAATCCGGACTTAGATAAGAATCGTACGCTTTGGGAGGGCGAAGCTGTTCTTTCGGCAAGAGGCTAAATATTATCCCTTTGCCGCTTTTTTCGTCATTACTGGTCTTGACGTGGATCGCATTGACCGCGGTCGCGGCAACTTCGCCATCCCCAACCCACCGCGAGGCGGCATAGCCATCGCGATTGACCCTGGTCGTTGGGTATAAAACATGGCCGATCAACTGCCATCGCTTCTGCGCGTCGAGACTGACCTCGATCGACCCCCCCGCGACGTTAACTATCTTAACCCGATAGAGATACTGTAATTTCGGGTCGTTTTCCGTCGCCAGTTGAGAAGGGATCCCATCTGTCGAAAATACGACGGCAACAAGAGGAAGGCTCAATGAAACCCACAAAAGCAGCAGCCAGAACTTTCTCATCACCCTTGCCTGGTAATATATTCGATCAGGGTCCTGACCGGCACGCCGGTCGCCCCTTCCGGCAGATACCCATTTGCTTTGTCTAGATGAGCGGTCCCGGCAATATCAAGATGGGCCCAGGGGAGCTCTCCGACAAACTTGGCCAGGAAAGCGCCTCCCGATGAAGGCGAGGCCTTGCCGGTCTCTGAAGTATTTTTAATATCGGCGATCCGGCTCTTTAACGCTTCCTTGTATTCATCATACAGGGGGAGCTGCCACATTTTTTGGCCGCAGCGGTTGCCTACTCTGATAATATGATCGATAAACTCCTGGTCGTTGCCGATCACTCCGGTCGCGGCATCCCCCAGAGCGACAATGCACCCGCCGGTCAGGGTCGCGATGTCAATGATCCGGGTCGCGCCGCGCTGTTTTGCGTAGGTAATAGCGTCGGCCAGGATCATCCGCCCCTCCGCATCGGTATTTAATACCTCGATCGTGTACCCCGACAATGAACCAACCACATCCCCCGGCCGGGTCGCGTGGCCCGAAGGCATGTTCTCGGTCAGCGGCATAATGCCAATAACATTACATTTTGGTTTCAGGTCCGCAAGAAGGCTCATCGTCCCCAAAACAGCAGCCGCCCCCGCCATATCGGTCTTCATCTCCCCCATTTTCTTTGACGGTTTGAGGGAGATCCCGCCGGAATCAAAAGTGATCCCTTTGCCGATCAGCGCCAGCTTTTCTTTGGAACGGGGATTCCCCGGATATTCGATCGCCACCAGCTTCGGCGGCTCACTAGACCCTTTGGCGACCGCCCAAAGCGCTTCCATCCCCACCTTTTTGGGATCAACAATGGTGCATTTTAATTTGTTTATCCTGGCAATGTGTTCGGCAACTTTGGCAAAATTGGTCGGGGTCATTTTATTTGACGGGGTGTTGACCAGATCGCGAGCATGGTTTTCCGCTTCAGCAATGATCCGCCCCAACTCAACCCCTTTTTTGATGGCATAGACCTTGGCCTTGTCATGATCAACCAACACCAGGGTCTCGATCTTATGGTCCGGTCTTTCTTTCTCTTTGGCGTAACCGGCAAAATTATAAACACCCAGGACTGAACCTTCGACCACAGCTTTGGCCGCCTCTTCCGGTTCTAATCCCCCGATCCCCGCCCCATGAATAATGGTCGCGACCGTTTTTGCCCTGATCTCCAAGGCTTTTTTGATCGCCGCGGCCGACGCGGTCCTGACCGCGTCCAGATCAAAATCTTCGCTTTTCCCCAAACCGACGATCGCTACTTTCGTCGCTTTAACCCCCGGCAGGGCATGCAGCATGGTCACTTCGCCCAATTTACCACTGATCTCACCATCGCGCGTCAGCCTGCCGATCAGTCCACCCAACGCCCTATCGACCGCGCCTGTCGCTCCGCCCGGTTGTTTTATTCCGGCAAACTCGTTAACCACCAGCAAGTCGCATTTAAAGTCCACGATCGAGCCGCACTCAATTTTGATTTTCATCGGATTTAAAATTTAACCTTTGGGGCCTCTTTTGCCTCTCCGGGAGCGGCAAAGAAGATCTTTTCATGGTCAAAGCCGAACAACCTGACGACAAAAACGGTCGGGATCGACTTAGCGGTGACGTTGTAGCTTTGGACCATATCGTTATATCTCATCCTGGCGACGGCGATCCGGTTTTCGGTCCCGGCCAGTTCGTCCTGCAAAGCCCGGAAATTTTCCGAAGCTTTCAACTGCGGGTAACTCTCTACGACGGCCAGCAACCTGCCAAGAACCCCTTCAACCTGGTTAGCAGCGTTGATCCTCTCGGTGCTGTTCTTCGCCCCAGCCCAGGCGGAGCGGGCGGCGGCCACGTTCTCAAAGAGCTCTTTTTCATGGGTCGCGTACCCTTTGACCGTCTCGACCAGGTTCGGGATCAGGTCATAGCGGCGCTGGAGCTGGTTCTCTACTTGCGCCCAGCTCTGTTTTACCTCCTGGTCTTTGCCGACCAGTCCATTGTAAACTCCAACCGACCAGATCCCTAAGAGAACAATAACTACTAATATACCGATCAGCCACTTATTCATATGTGATCCTCCTTATAAAAGCTTTAAGCTTACCGCTTATTTACCAACTTCGTCCGGCTCCGCCGCCACCGCTCCGTCCGCCGCCAAATCCTCCACCACCAAAATTCCCGCCACCAAAACCACCAAATGATCCACCACCGAACGATCCACCTCCGGAGCCTCCACCAGGGATAGATTTGATAAAGAATGATAACACAAAACCAATTATTGCTCCAACTACCGCCCCAACGACCCCAGCAACGGAAAAACCGAAGAAAGCGCCAAAGGCCAAGCCCCAAAGACCGGGAATGACGCTGGACAGGGCCAAAGCGACAAAAAGCAAAACAATAATCCCCAAGATCAACCAAATATCCGAGAACGAATCATCGTTTTCCGAATTAAATTGTTTTTTTATCCCCTGGTATTCATTGCCAAGTTCAACTTTTTGCGCGGCGGCGATCCGTTCGGCCAGAGCGGCCGCTCCGCGGTATATGCCGCCGCTGAAATCCCCTTTTTTAAAGTTCGGCATAACATAGGCATCCAAGATCTGTCCCGCCAGAGCATCGTTGATCGTCCCTTCCAAGCCGTAACCGACTTCGATCTCGACCCGATGGTCGTCAACCGCGACCAGGAGCAGAAGCCCGTTGTCTTTCCCTTTTTTGCCGATCCCCCATTTCTCGAACAATTTAACCGCATAGCTTTTCGGGTCAAGCGGCATGACTGTTTTCACCGTCACGATTGCCAGTTCTGCGCCGGTCTTTTGCTCAAGAAGCTGGCAGAGCTTCTCTGTTTTTTCAGCGGCGGCCGGCTCGATCACTCCGGCAAAATCATTGACAAATCCTTTAGCGGAAGGAAAAACGACTTCCCCTCCTCCGGCCGACATTAAAAGACCGTAAAACAAGACAAAAAAGATGACTAAAAAACGCTTCACGGCCAATTACCCCCTTAAACGAAGCAAGTTAAGCAGGAACGAGATCCCAGCCAAAACGATCATTCCAAGAAAGCCAAAAAAGACA from Candidatus Margulisiibacteriota bacterium includes the following:
- a CDS encoding TPM domain-containing protein; translation: MKRFLVIFFVLFYGLLMSAGGGEVVFPSAKGFVNDFAGVIEPAAAEKTEKLCQLLEQKTGAELAIVTVKTVMPLDPKSYAVKLFEKWGIGKKGKDNGLLLLVAVDDHRVEIEVGYGLEGTINDALAGQILDAYVMPNFKKGDFSGGIYRGAAALAERIAAAQKVELGNEYQGIKKQFNSENDDSFSDIWLILGIIVLLFVALALSSVIPGLWGLAFGAFFGFSVAGVVGAVVGAIIGFVLSFFIKSIPGGGSGGGSFGGGSFGGFGGGNFGGGGFGGGRSGGGGAGRSW
- a CDS encoding leucyl aminopeptidase codes for the protein MKIKIECGSIVDFKCDLLVVNEFAGIKQPGGATGAVDRALGGLIGRLTRDGEISGKLGEVTMLHALPGVKATKVAIVGLGKSEDFDLDAVRTASAAAIKKALEIRAKTVATIIHGAGIGGLEPEEAAKAVVEGSVLGVYNFAGYAKEKERPDHKIETLVLVDHDKAKVYAIKKGVELGRIIAEAENHARDLVNTPSNKMTPTNFAKVAEHIARINKLKCTIVDPKKVGMEALWAVAKGSSEPPKLVAIEYPGNPRSKEKLALIGKGITFDSGGISLKPSKKMGEMKTDMAGAAAVLGTMSLLADLKPKCNVIGIMPLTENMPSGHATRPGDVVGSLSGYTIEVLNTDAEGRMILADAITYAKQRGATRIIDIATLTGGCIVALGDAATGVIGNDQEFIDHIIRVGNRCGQKMWQLPLYDEYKEALKSRIADIKNTSETGKASPSSGGAFLAKFVGELPWAHLDIAGTAHLDKANGYLPEGATGVPVRTLIEYITRQG
- a CDS encoding LemA family protein, coding for MNKWLIGILVVIVLLGIWSVGVYNGLVGKDQEVKQSWAQVENQLQRRYDLIPNLVETVKGYATHEKELFENVAAARSAWAGAKNSTERINAANQVEGVLGRLLAVVESYPQLKASENFRALQDELAGTENRIAVARMRYNDMVQSYNVTAKSIPTVFVVRLFGFDHEKIFFAAPGEAKEAPKVKF
- a CDS encoding glycoside hydrolase family 116 protein, with the protein product TISGHGYTPNVVTQWLAALQAAQNMATLLGDNETATRYADWHAAGIPVLDLLWNNEGGYYNAFFSPTTEGINANVHSDMFFGDFYASMTGLPTAVSDERASRSLQTIYRTNGEAWAMVGNHGPLGLVNLRGSNGDPNRTEQGDEGWTGTMLLNAAHQIRLGQQTNNQDLVRKGWNIVHGFYNVVYSSSPDSQHWEFRTPEGYVNPSDMRYNNASRPYGNETGRAPKYMRALAIWAVYAALKDNQMPFNIYENKIANVRDTFPLPFEGREPVCRSY